The following nucleotide sequence is from Gemmatimonadaceae bacterium.
GATATGTGATGGCCAATGTGCCGCGGGCGCGGCTCGAAGAGGTGAAGCGCATTCTCCCCGGCATCAGCGGACCGACGGTCATCGACGTGATGAATGGCGGATCGATGGTTGCCGTGCACGCGGTAGCGCCCGCCGCCAGCATCTATCGCACCATCAATCAGCTCAAGGCGGTGGGTGGCGAGGGGATTCTCGTGACCCGCATCGAGAGGCTCATGGCATGACCGCTCCGTCCATCGCCGTTCGAGGTACCATCGCCGCACTCGACGCCGAGGCGCGGGCCGTCCTGTTCGATCGCACCAGCGCCGGCGATCCGATGGTGCGCGAGCGCACGCGCCGCATCATCGAACGCGTGCGCGCCGAGGGCGATGCCGCGTTGCGGCAGCTGGCCAGCGAGTTCGATGGCGCGACACTCGAGACACTTGAAGTCCCGCGTGCCGCATGGCGCCAAGCCCTCCGCGCGCTGGCGCCGGACCTGCGTCGTTCGCTGGAGCACGCCGCCGAGAATATCCGGCAGGTGCACGATGCCTTTCGTCCCGTGGCGAGTGAGACGGTCACGGCCGATGGCGCCGTCATCGGCCGGCGCCCCGATCCGCTGGCGCGTGTCGGCGTGTATGCCCCTGGCGGTCGCGCGGCGTATCCAAGTTCCCTGCTCATGGGCGTCGTCCCGGCGCGCGTTGCCGGGGTGGGTGAGGTCCTCGTCTGTTCACCGCCGGGCGCCAACGGTTTGCCGAGCCAGGTGGTGATGGCCGCGGCCGAACTCGCCGGGGCTGACCGTCTGTTCGCTGTGGGCGGGGCCGGCGCCATTGCTGCCATGGCGTACGGCACGGCGTCCATTCCCTGCGTCGATCGCATCGTGGGGCCCGGCAATGCGTACGTGGCCGAAGCCAAGGCGCAGGTGGCAAGCGTCACCGCCATCGATTCGCCGGCGGGCCCCAGCGAACTGCTCGTAATCGCCGATGCCTCGGCGTCACCCGAGGTGGTGACGCGAGAACTCCTGGCGCAGGCGGAGCACGACCCCATGGCCGCCGTCGCGCTGGTGTCGACGTCCGACGCGCTACTCGACGCCGTCGAGCGCCTGCTCTCCGGGTGGACTTCGCGCGAACCGCGTT
It contains:
- the hisD gene encoding histidinol dehydrogenase, with the translated sequence MTAPSIAVRGTIAALDAEARAVLFDRTSAGDPMVRERTRRIIERVRAEGDAALRQLASEFDGATLETLEVPRAAWRQALRALAPDLRRSLEHAAENIRQVHDAFRPVASETVTADGAVIGRRPDPLARVGVYAPGGRAAYPSSLLMGVVPARVAGVGEVLVCSPPGANGLPSQVVMAAAELAGADRLFAVGGAGAIAAMAYGTASIPCVDRIVGPGNAYVAEAKAQVASVTAIDSPAGPSELLVIADASASPEVVTRELLAQAEHDPMAAVALVSTSDALLDAVERLLSGWTSREPRSAVISAALASRGALLLAASIDEAVAFANRWAPEHLLIATQDAEALLGSVRNAGTVFVGETASVAFGDYMSGANHVLPTGGLSRAYSGLSTIDFYRWTTWQRIDRATAARLAADVGAFADAEGLPAHAASARQWQEIAR